A single Planctomycetota bacterium DNA region contains:
- the nuoE gene encoding NADH-quinone oxidoreductase subunit NuoE, which translates to MAWIVKDRAHAHVERRADPYVTDAIKKHFEKDILPRYATRQAATLPLAHEIQHENGFIPEQAIEEMAAFLDLSFAEVLDTISFYEEFHLKPTGKYYIQICRSIACELCGYKQLSKKVQEKLDILPGETTDDGKWTLMELECLGACDHAPMALIDEKLHGPLTWEKLEQVIDNMPD; encoded by the coding sequence ATGGCTTGGATCGTCAAAGACAGAGCACACGCCCACGTCGAGCGTCGCGCCGACCCCTACGTCACCGATGCGATCAAAAAGCATTTCGAAAAGGACATCCTCCCGCGCTACGCCACGCGTCAGGCCGCCACGCTTCCGCTCGCGCATGAGATCCAACACGAGAACGGTTTCATCCCCGAGCAGGCGATCGAGGAGATGGCCGCCTTCCTCGATCTGTCCTTCGCCGAAGTGCTCGACACGATCAGCTTCTACGAGGAGTTCCACCTCAAGCCCACCGGCAAGTACTACATCCAGATCTGCCGCTCCATCGCCTGCGAACTCTGCGGCTACAAGCAGCTTTCCAAAAAGGTGCAGGAGAAGCTCGACATCCTGCCCGGCGAAACGACCGACGACGGCAAGTGGACCCTCATGGAACTCGAATGCCTCGGCGCCTGCGATCACGCCCCGATGGCGCTCATCGACGAAAAACTGCACGGCCCGCTGACCTGGGAAAAACTCGAACAGGTCATCGACAATATGCCCGACTGA
- the lepB gene encoding signal peptidase I: MAPTLLGEHMTLTCPQCGYTFTTGPRDYRSASEPLPIQGEAHNPIIAACPMCDFPIRHDSMRLNAGDRILVLKYPYAFFEPDRWDVVVFKNPENPDINYIKRLVGLPGEQLWIVNGNVYTKKLTPDGRVDHDEHAKWTIQRKPEKVQRAVWQPVYHSDYYPLDDGQGMKRDIGRQSLVWSEPWRGTGESEASWKFDKRGPRWTYDDSAGRPGVLTFAFEPTTMANYYAYNSVSGEGPIGSSTFEDMRLSASLSPRGAGLAATLTCSTHDTLMQGVIESDGKVRLQSRLIETPAGQAPTWTVRAEGAAAPLAVGRSTRVELWHVDQTLSLWVDGKQVAHWQYDDVDVERLAHTSIPRYAPVVGIEVRGAPVELRSVDLDRDLYYTQQGMGALATHDNPAMITADRFFCLGDNSPASSDGRLWSKVNDWVAYRTGVPAGFVPRDLMIGRAFFVYFPAPHRFSPSSMPLVPNFGKMRFIH, from the coding sequence ATGGCGCCGACGCTGCTGGGCGAGCACATGACGCTCACCTGTCCGCAGTGCGGGTACACGTTCACGACCGGCCCGCGCGACTACCGCAGCGCCTCCGAACCGCTGCCGATTCAGGGCGAAGCGCACAACCCGATCATCGCGGCGTGCCCGATGTGCGATTTTCCGATTCGTCACGATTCGATGCGCCTCAACGCCGGCGACCGCATTCTCGTGCTCAAGTATCCGTATGCGTTCTTTGAGCCCGATCGCTGGGACGTCGTGGTGTTCAAAAACCCCGAGAACCCGGACATCAACTACATCAAGCGGCTCGTCGGTTTGCCGGGCGAACAACTGTGGATCGTCAACGGCAATGTGTACACGAAGAAGCTCACGCCGGACGGCCGGGTCGATCACGACGAGCATGCCAAGTGGACGATTCAGCGCAAGCCCGAGAAGGTGCAGCGGGCGGTCTGGCAGCCGGTGTATCACAGCGACTATTACCCGCTCGATGACGGTCAGGGGATGAAACGGGACATCGGTCGCCAATCGCTGGTCTGGTCCGAGCCGTGGCGCGGCACGGGCGAATCGGAGGCGAGCTGGAAGTTCGACAAGCGCGGTCCGCGCTGGACTTATGACGATTCAGCGGGACGGCCGGGCGTGCTGACGTTCGCATTCGAGCCGACGACGATGGCCAATTACTACGCCTACAACAGCGTTTCAGGCGAGGGGCCGATCGGCAGTTCGACGTTCGAGGACATGCGTCTGTCGGCCTCGCTTTCGCCGCGGGGGGCGGGTCTGGCCGCGACGCTGACCTGCTCGACCCACGACACGCTGATGCAGGGTGTGATCGAATCCGATGGCAAAGTCCGCTTGCAGTCCCGGCTCATCGAAACGCCGGCGGGGCAGGCGCCGACGTGGACCGTGCGGGCGGAAGGCGCGGCGGCTCCTCTGGCCGTCGGTCGCAGCACGCGGGTCGAACTCTGGCATGTGGATCAAACGCTCAGTCTTTGGGTGGACGGCAAGCAGGTCGCGCACTGGCAGTATGACGATGTGGACGTGGAGCGGTTGGCGCATACGAGCATCCCGCGTTACGCTCCGGTCGTCGGCATCGAGGTGCGCGGAGCGCCGGTGGAGCTGCGCTCCGTCGATCTGGACCGCGATCTGTATTACACGCAACAGGGCATGGGCGCGCTGGCGACGCATGACAACCCCGCCATGATCACCGCCGACCGCTTCTTCTGCCTCGGCGACAACAGCCCCGCGTCCAGCGACGGGCGGCTCTGGTCCAAGGTCAACGACTGGGTCGCCTACCGCACGGGCGTCCCCGCCGGGTTCGTTCCGCGCGATCTGATGATCGGCCGGGCGTTCTTCGTCTACTTCCCCGCACCGCATCGCTTTTCCCCCAGCTCGATGCCCCTCGTCCCCAACTTCGGGAAAATGCGGTTTATTCACTAA
- a CDS encoding NADH-quinone oxidoreductase subunit D, which translates to MPYELQPFDVDVDTTPYVDDFKNTDERWTLNFGPQHPSTHTTLRIVLQLDGERVVRAVPHIGYLHSGFEKLGEKHDYNQYVTVTDRMNYLSPIANNIAWHHACEKLFDIDLTPRCKVLRTIVAELARIQDHLLCAGAAALDLGAFTAFLYGFNERENIYDICEYISGARFTTSWTRVGGLNQDLPDEAIFKAKVKKFITEQAPPAIADLEGLLNKNRIFVDRTAGIGTISTEDAVAWSLTGPVARAAGVKRDLRKDEPYLCYADNWDGQGAKAVDFKVPIMYEGDVYCRYRIRIEEMKQSIEIIRQLIDNIPPGSVNVYDDRGVHIPSKSETYGSIEGLIHHFELIMTNRKWKAPIAEVYGANETANGELGFYLAADGGPRPWRARCRPPSFINYQSFPKMMEGHLLSDVVAVLGSLNVIAAELDR; encoded by the coding sequence ATGCCGTATGAATTGCAACCCTTCGACGTGGATGTGGACACCACACCGTACGTCGACGATTTCAAGAACACCGATGAACGCTGGACCCTGAACTTCGGGCCTCAGCATCCTTCGACGCACACGACGCTCCGCATCGTGCTCCAACTCGACGGCGAGCGCGTCGTCCGGGCCGTGCCGCACATCGGATATCTGCACTCGGGCTTCGAGAAGCTCGGCGAGAAGCACGACTACAACCAGTACGTGACCGTCACGGATCGGATGAACTACCTTTCGCCGATCGCCAACAACATCGCATGGCACCACGCCTGCGAGAAGCTTTTCGACATTGATCTGACGCCGCGCTGCAAAGTGCTGCGGACGATCGTCGCCGAACTCGCCCGCATTCAGGACCACCTGCTCTGCGCCGGCGCGGCCGCGCTGGACCTCGGGGCGTTCACCGCGTTCCTCTATGGCTTCAACGAACGCGAGAACATCTACGACATCTGCGAATACATCTCCGGCGCCCGGTTCACCACAAGCTGGACCCGCGTCGGCGGTTTGAATCAGGACCTGCCCGACGAGGCGATCTTCAAAGCCAAGGTCAAGAAGTTCATCACCGAACAGGCCCCGCCGGCGATCGCGGACCTCGAAGGACTGCTCAACAAGAACCGCATCTTCGTCGATCGCACCGCCGGCATCGGCACGATCAGCACGGAGGACGCCGTCGCGTGGTCATTGACCGGCCCGGTGGCGCGGGCGGCGGGCGTCAAGCGCGACCTCCGCAAGGATGAGCCCTACCTCTGCTACGCCGACAACTGGGATGGACAGGGCGCCAAGGCCGTCGACTTCAAAGTGCCCATCATGTACGAAGGCGATGTCTACTGCCGGTACCGCATCCGCATCGAAGAGATGAAGCAGTCGATCGAAATCATCCGCCAGCTCATCGACAACATCCCCCCCGGCTCCGTCAACGTCTACGACGACCGCGGCGTGCACATCCCCTCCAAGAGCGAAACCTACGGGTCGATCGAAGGACTCATTCACCACTTCGAATTGATCATGACCAATCGCAAATGGAAAGCCCCGATCGCGGAAGTGTACGGGGCGAACGAAACGGCCAACGGCGAGCTGGGCTTCTACCTCGCCGCCGACGGCGGGCCAAGACCCTGGCGCGCCCGCTGCCGTCCGCCGTCTTTCATCAACTACCAGTCGTTCCCGAAAATGATGGAGGGCCACCTGCTCTCCGACGTCGTCGCGGTGCTCGGATCACTGAACGTCATCGCGGCGGAACTCGATCGCTGA
- the nuoF gene encoding NADH-quinone oxidoreductase subunit NuoF, which yields MALEHPVLCKRIPTWPWGDPKDRHTVLFDEYVRTGGYEQLRKAVKMEPKALVDLVKSSDLRGRGGAGFSAGLKWSFLPAPDGEPRYLAVNADESEPGTFKDRLLMECDPHGMLEGIAIACHATQADTAYIYIRGEYHHEAHIVENAIAEAYANNIFGENSIVGKVNGRPLRCFLHRGAGAYICGEETGLLESLEGKRGWPRIKPPFPAIKGLFGRPTVINNVETLAILPAILENGVDWFKSIGCASKLAPNAPGSFGPKLFGVSGHVNRPGVYEAELGIKMSELIEKHCMGMRGGKKFKAAIPGGVSMGFLSTDQYDAELDFDIGRRYGVLGLGTAGVIVMDEDVDIVTATRNIVRFFSHESCGQCTPCREGSGWLYQMLCRIEAGEGKLKDLDILDEVAKSMGAMPGTTICGLADGTNWAVKTALQKFRPDFEAKCKPTLVQVGVSVGA from the coding sequence ATGGCCCTTGAACATCCCGTATTGTGCAAACGCATTCCGACCTGGCCCTGGGGCGATCCCAAGGACCGGCACACCGTCCTGTTTGACGAGTACGTCAGGACCGGCGGATACGAACAGCTTCGCAAAGCGGTGAAGATGGAGCCCAAGGCGCTGGTCGATCTGGTCAAGTCGTCGGACCTGCGCGGCCGCGGGGGCGCGGGGTTTTCCGCGGGGCTCAAGTGGTCGTTCCTCCCGGCGCCGGACGGCGAGCCGCGCTATCTGGCGGTCAATGCCGACGAGTCGGAGCCGGGCACGTTCAAAGACCGTCTGCTCATGGAATGTGACCCGCACGGGATGCTTGAAGGCATCGCCATCGCCTGTCACGCCACGCAGGCCGACACCGCCTACATCTACATCCGCGGCGAATATCACCACGAAGCGCACATCGTCGAGAACGCCATCGCCGAGGCCTACGCCAACAACATCTTCGGCGAGAATTCGATCGTCGGAAAAGTGAACGGCCGCCCGCTCCGCTGCTTCCTGCATCGCGGGGCCGGGGCGTATATCTGCGGCGAGGAAACCGGCCTGCTCGAGTCGCTTGAAGGCAAGCGCGGCTGGCCCCGCATCAAGCCGCCCTTCCCCGCCATCAAAGGCCTCTTCGGCCGCCCCACCGTCATCAACAATGTCGAAACCCTCGCCATTCTCCCGGCGATTCTCGAAAACGGAGTCGACTGGTTCAAGTCGATCGGCTGCGCGTCGAAACTCGCGCCCAACGCCCCCGGCAGCTTCGGCCCCAAACTCTTCGGCGTCTCCGGACACGTCAACCGTCCCGGCGTCTACGAAGCCGAACTCGGCATCAAGATGAGCGAACTCATCGAAAAACACTGCATGGGCATGCGCGGCGGAAAGAAGTTCAAAGCCGCGATCCCCGGCGGCGTCTCCATGGGATTCCTCTCCACCGATCAATACGACGCCGAACTCGACTTTGACATCGGACGCCGCTACGGCGTGCTCGGACTCGGAACCGCCGGCGTCATCGTCATGGACGAAGACGTCGACATCGTCACCGCCACGCGCAATATCGTGAGGTTTTTCAGCCACGAATCCTGCGGACAGTGCACCCCCTGCCGCGAGGGCTCCGGCTGGCTCTACCAGATGCTCTGCCGCATCGAAGCCGGCGAAGGCAAGCTCAAGGACCTGGACATCCTCGACGAAGTCGCCAAGTCCATGGGCGCCATGCCCGGCACCACCATCTGCGGCCTCGCCGACGGAACCAACTGGGCCGTCAAAACCGCCTTGCAGAAATTCCGCCCCGACTTCGAAGCCAAATGCAAACCCACCCTCGTGCAGGTCGGCGTCAGCGTCGGGGCGTGA